The genomic stretch CGAGCAAGGAGAAGGGTGAGAAATATTTTGCCCGGGCCGGTCAAGCCTTGGCCAACTTCCTCGAGGAAGTCAAGAAGTTCAACATCGTGGTACCGGACGAAAAACGGAAGTTCGCCAACAGAGCTTAAGTTTAAACTTAAATATTTAAAAATGCATATCAAATTTTAAGGAGAATAGCCGATGGGAAGAGTACAGGATAAAGTAGCTTTAGTAACCGGTTCCGCACAGGGGATGGGCTTTGCGATCGCCCGTTGCCTGTTGGAAGAGGGCGCCAAGGTCATGATTAACGACATTAACCAAGAGACCATCGACCGGGCGGTGGACGAGCTGAACAAGGAGTTCCCCGGTCGGGTTGTTGGGAAAAAAGCCGATGTAACAAACAAAGCCCAAGTCCAGGAGATGATCGACGAACTTGTGCGCACCTGGGGGTCCATTGATATTTTGGTCAATAATGCCGGCGGCAGCCTGCATACCCCTTACAAACTCGAAGAGATCGAAGAGAAGCACTGGGATCTGGTTTTGAATGTGAATTTAAAAGGTGCCTTTTTCACTTGCCAATCTGCTATTCCCTACATGGCCAAAGCCGGGAAGGGTGCCATTGTGAATATGGGCGCCCTGGCCGGGCATTGGCGTGCTTCGCTGGCCGGCGTGCAGTACACGGCGGCCAAAGCGGGGGTGGAGGGATTAACCCGCCAGCTCGCCTACGATTGGGGCCAGAAGGGAATCCGGGTCAACTGTGTGGCACCGACGGTAACAATTACCGGCGAACGGATGAAAGGGCTCTGGGAAGACCGGAGTGAAGAAGAGAGAGAAAAAATCGTGGCCAATATTCCGCTCAGACGGCTGAGTACTCCGGATGAAATCGGCAAAGCGGTAGTATTTTTAGCCTCTGATGATGCCAGCTACATTACGGGGATCACCCTGGATGTGGTTGGCGGGCGTTATTTGCGATAAAGACAGAAAAGAGGGGTACAGAATGGGTCTGAACAAGGGTTACGTCCTTCTTCCCCAGCCGATTGAGGAAGAAGCCCGGAAGATGCTGGAGGATGCAGGTTTAGAAGTGGTGGTGGCCCCGGATCCAAAACCGGAGACGGTGGCCCCGTTGATGAAAGACGCCAAAGCAATCGTGCTGCGGACGGGAATTTATATCGACGAGGCGCTCATTAAAGCGGCTGATGATCTTTGGACCATCTCCCGGACGGGCGGGGGCGTCGACAATGTGGATTTAAAAGCGGCGACCGCGCACGGCGTGATTGTCACTTCCAGTTTGGGGGTGAACGCCAGTACCGTGGCCGAACACACCCTTTCGCTAATCCTTGCCCTCTTCAAGCAATTCTTTTTGCTGGACCGGGAGGTTCGGAAGAACAACTTTAAGATTCGCTATAAAAACTATCCCCAAGACGTGCAGGGGAAACGCCTCGGAATTAT from Capillibacterium thermochitinicola encodes the following:
- a CDS encoding SDR family NAD(P)-dependent oxidoreductase, with translation MGRVQDKVALVTGSAQGMGFAIARCLLEEGAKVMINDINQETIDRAVDELNKEFPGRVVGKKADVTNKAQVQEMIDELVRTWGSIDILVNNAGGSLHTPYKLEEIEEKHWDLVLNVNLKGAFFTCQSAIPYMAKAGKGAIVNMGALAGHWRASLAGVQYTAAKAGVEGLTRQLAYDWGQKGIRVNCVAPTVTITGERMKGLWEDRSEEEREKIVANIPLRRLSTPDEIGKAVVFLASDDASYITGITLDVVGGRYLR